Proteins from one Erysipelothrix larvae genomic window:
- a CDS encoding CPBP family intramembrane glutamic endopeptidase, with translation MRRVHVDEDDVTRMSLFEKAKILRKQNRILIWYQLIALGVFVAIKLIVSQYLVNENHNWISGELSELELDVWLSIGGMLVGIGYVFIVKHTQRYQWWNERPQTMNVVSFLKILTVMGGLHLITTVVLTVIEYLCNTFGYSIYVDLIIFDEVLFSIPLMLGGIIIAPLGEELLFRDVFINPIIRFGKVFAIVASSIMFSLIHGNIPQSVNAFFIGIVLGYVAIEYSVGWAMIYHFINNAILSYAFTYLISRYRVEQRQSISFYFELTLFFIGLYFVLKHSHDIKMYIRDNKTHQGSHLYMFVSISGMLLILMGILSMVLLVGKR, from the coding sequence ATGCGCAGAGTTCATGTTGATGAAGATGATGTAACACGGATGAGTCTTTTTGAGAAGGCAAAAATTTTAAGAAAGCAAAATCGTATCTTAATTTGGTATCAGTTGATTGCTTTAGGCGTTTTTGTTGCGATTAAATTAATCGTGTCTCAGTATTTAGTTAATGAAAATCATAATTGGATCAGTGGCGAACTCAGTGAACTCGAACTTGATGTATGGCTTAGTATTGGTGGAATGCTTGTTGGAATTGGATACGTCTTTATTGTGAAGCACACTCAGAGGTATCAGTGGTGGAATGAGCGTCCCCAAACAATGAATGTTGTTTCGTTTTTGAAAATACTCACAGTGATGGGTGGACTTCATTTAATTACGACTGTTGTACTTACGGTAATCGAGTATCTATGCAATACCTTTGGATATTCTATCTATGTGGACCTCATTATTTTTGATGAGGTTTTATTTAGCATTCCATTAATGCTGGGAGGGATAATCATTGCGCCACTGGGTGAAGAATTATTGTTTCGGGATGTGTTCATCAATCCAATTATTCGATTTGGGAAAGTATTTGCAATCGTCGCATCATCAATCATGTTTTCTTTGATTCATGGAAATATCCCACAATCTGTCAATGCTTTTTTTATTGGAATTGTACTGGGATATGTGGCGATAGAATATTCAGTAGGGTGGGCAATGATTTATCACTTTATTAACAATGCAATACTGAGTTATGCTTTTACATACCTCATATCCAGATATCGTGTAGAACAAAGGCAAAGCATCAGTTTTTACTTTGAACTGACTCTGTTTTTCATTGGTTTATACTTCGTTTTGAAACACAGTCATGATATCAAAATGTACATCAGAGATAATAAGACCCATCAGGGAAGCCATTTATATATGTTTGTTTCAATTAGTGGAATGCTCCTAATCCTTATGGGTATTCTTTCGATGGTATTATTAGTTGGAAAGCGATAA
- a CDS encoding sugar transferase, with amino-acid sequence MNYLVLKRLMDINISVLGLIILFPIMALVAAAIKLDSDGTILFKQKRLGKHKKEFYILKFRTMTTNTPDNVPTDQLQNSHMLITRVGAFLRKTSLDELPQLINIIKGDMSIIGPRPQLPNQIELTQLRDDVSAFDVCPRLTGLAQISGRDELSNDQKAWFDGQYVTNIGLKMDVVCFIRTIFKVISSDGVVEGKKNHK; translated from the coding sequence ATGAACTATTTAGTTTTGAAGCGTTTGATGGATATTAATATTTCGGTACTGGGACTCATCATCTTATTCCCAATTATGGCGCTTGTTGCAGCAGCAATCAAGCTGGATTCTGATGGAACCATCTTGTTTAAGCAAAAAAGACTCGGAAAACACAAGAAAGAATTTTACATTTTGAAGTTTAGAACGATGACGACGAATACTCCAGATAATGTACCAACAGACCAACTCCAAAATTCACACATGCTTATTACACGCGTTGGTGCATTCTTGAGAAAAACCAGTCTTGATGAACTGCCACAATTGATCAACATAATTAAGGGTGATATGTCAATTATCGGTCCACGCCCGCAGTTGCCAAACCAAATTGAACTCACTCAATTGCGTGATGATGTGAGTGCATTTGATGTCTGTCCTAGGTTAACAGGACTTGCCCAAATTAGCGGAAGGGATGAACTGTCAAATGACCAAAAAGCGTGGTTTGATGGGCAATATGTTACCAATATAGGTCTTAAAATGGACGTGGTGTGTTTTATACGAACAATTTTTAAAGTAATTAGTAGTGATGGAGTTGTTGAAGGAAAAAAGAATCATAAGTAA
- a CDS encoding EpsG family protein, translating into MTIYGINLILIGINAFIFRLITLNHQSDTKRKKIKKVMIGLITFQLILILAIRDDLIGVDVKVYLDFFESARSTTLSVLLENRFENGYIILNKLISVLFPDNQIFLTIIALICLIPVGVFIYRYSRYPTMSFLLYIAFEYYSFVFSGLRQSIAYAIILTSYTFIRQRKLVSFLLLIFFASLFHRSALIFVFAYFIHTIHLKKITVIALLGLNLLLFILRVPLYTWVSQSFYSSYEVVESAAYNRLIFSTVILIGCFTRYRYAIQYSKHTIGLYNYVILGCSMMMFASVGTNVMRIVDYYYIFIIVLVPEVIYSLKDYKVKVLINYGVMILMLSIYIVFMQVDGFEIVPFRFFWP; encoded by the coding sequence ATGACTATATATGGAATTAATCTCATATTGATAGGAATCAATGCGTTTATCTTTCGGCTGATTACATTGAATCATCAGAGTGATACCAAACGAAAAAAGATAAAAAAAGTGATGATTGGCTTGATTACCTTTCAATTAATACTTATATTAGCGATTAGGGATGACTTAATTGGGGTTGATGTTAAGGTATACTTAGATTTTTTTGAATCAGCACGATCTACGACGTTATCTGTACTTCTTGAAAATCGATTTGAAAATGGGTACATCATATTGAATAAACTAATCAGTGTTCTCTTTCCTGATAATCAGATATTTCTGACAATAATAGCACTGATCTGTCTTATTCCAGTTGGGGTCTTTATCTACAGATATTCGCGATATCCAACTATGAGTTTTTTGTTATATATTGCATTTGAGTACTATTCATTTGTTTTCTCAGGACTTCGACAATCCATTGCATATGCGATTATACTTACAAGTTATACGTTTATTCGACAACGGAAATTAGTGTCATTTCTTTTACTTATATTCTTTGCATCGTTATTTCATCGATCTGCTCTAATCTTCGTTTTTGCATACTTTATACACACAATCCATCTTAAAAAAATAACGGTTATTGCACTGCTTGGACTAAACTTATTGCTTTTTATACTTCGAGTACCCTTATATACCTGGGTATCTCAGAGTTTCTACAGTAGTTATGAGGTAGTAGAAAGTGCTGCGTATAATCGATTAATCTTTAGTACAGTTATTTTGATTGGTTGCTTCACACGCTATCGATATGCAATACAGTATAGTAAACATACAATTGGGCTCTATAATTATGTAATTCTTGGATGTTCGATGATGATGTTTGCGTCTGTAGGAACTAACGTGATGCGAATCGTAGACTATTACTATATCTTCATTATTGTTTTGGTTCCTGAAGTGATTTATTCTCTTAAAGATTATAAAGTGAAGGTATTGATTAACTATGGTGTGATGATATTGATGCTTTCCATCTATATCGTGTTCATGCAAGTCGATGGTTTTGAAATCGTTCCGTTTCGTTTTTTTTGGCCATAA
- a CDS encoding CpsD/CapB family tyrosine-protein kinase: MFRKKVKKNKLNIFEGTHIIHDESPFAYLEGYKSLRTNLSFLTYGGEVKTILVTSSVAHEGKSTIAINLARSLAMAGNYVLLIDGDLRAPVIQKYLKITNNINNGLSSVLANKIPAEEAIYKYPAMEIEIMFSGPIPPNAVELLSKGRAKRLIGELRERYDYIIIDSPPSGIVTDAKVLSQSVDGLLYVVRQNFAEKDLIKRTTKDYIASGTNILGVVFNNFTQDNFARKRKFNNYYSSED; the protein is encoded by the coding sequence ATGTTTAGGAAGAAAGTTAAGAAAAATAAACTGAATATTTTTGAAGGGACTCATATAATTCATGATGAATCTCCCTTCGCATATTTAGAAGGATATAAATCGTTGCGTACTAATTTAAGTTTTTTAACTTATGGCGGAGAAGTAAAAACGATTCTAGTTACAAGCAGTGTAGCACATGAAGGAAAGAGTACAATTGCGATAAACTTGGCACGCTCTTTAGCAATGGCCGGAAACTATGTGTTGTTAATTGATGGGGACTTAAGAGCACCAGTAATTCAAAAGTATCTGAAAATCACAAACAACATCAACAATGGACTATCTTCTGTACTTGCAAATAAGATTCCAGCAGAAGAAGCAATCTACAAGTATCCAGCAATGGAAATTGAAATTATGTTTTCGGGACCCATCCCTCCAAATGCGGTTGAACTGTTATCGAAAGGACGTGCTAAGCGACTTATTGGTGAATTAAGAGAACGATACGATTACATTATCATTGATTCTCCGCCTTCAGGTATCGTCACAGATGCAAAGGTATTGTCCCAAAGTGTGGATGGACTTCTGTATGTTGTTCGCCAAAACTTTGCTGAGAAAGATCTAATCAAAAGAACAACAAAAGATTATATAGCATCTGGTACGAACATTTTAGGAGTAGTCTTTAATAATTTCACACAAGATAACTTTGCGCGTAAGCGTAAGTTTAACAATTACTACTCAAGTGAAGACTAG
- a CDS encoding NAD-dependent epimerase/dehydratase family protein — MINILITGSNSYIGRQLELWLNKTKHNYSITRISLRNGTWKTMDFSKYDVIYHAAGIAHIKETKANSDLYQKVNRDLSFQVALKAKKEKVHQFIFLSSMSVYGTKQEIITLDTFPNPETYYGLSKLHAEQLLESLSDESFKVAILRLPMVYGLNSKGNFTKLKNFVCKCPIFPYINNQRSMIYIDNVSEISKQIIDDQSSGVFYPQNNEYVDTGNLVKLIGRYYGKPIILSKGFAVLLRAMKLPMVKKLTGNLVYDKSMSEYKREYRVCNLEESIQEISNQEMKKT; from the coding sequence ATGATAAATATTTTAATCACAGGTTCAAATAGTTATATTGGTAGGCAATTAGAATTATGGTTAAACAAAACGAAACACAATTATAGTATTACACGCATTTCATTACGGAATGGCACATGGAAAACGATGGATTTCTCAAAGTACGATGTTATTTATCATGCAGCAGGAATCGCACATATCAAAGAAACAAAGGCGAACAGCGATCTCTATCAAAAGGTAAATCGTGACTTGAGTTTTCAAGTTGCACTTAAAGCAAAAAAAGAGAAGGTTCATCAGTTTATCTTTCTAAGCTCAATGAGTGTGTATGGCACAAAACAAGAAATAATTACCCTTGATACATTTCCAAATCCAGAAACTTATTACGGACTCTCAAAACTGCATGCGGAGCAGTTGCTTGAATCTCTCTCAGATGAATCATTCAAAGTTGCAATATTGCGCCTTCCGATGGTGTATGGTTTGAACAGTAAAGGTAATTTTACAAAACTAAAGAACTTTGTATGTAAGTGCCCGATTTTTCCATATATTAACAACCAAAGAAGCATGATTTACATTGATAATGTGTCTGAAATCAGCAAACAAATTATTGATGACCAGAGTTCTGGAGTGTTTTATCCACAAAATAATGAGTATGTCGACACGGGAAATCTAGTTAAATTAATTGGCCGCTATTATGGTAAACCCATTATTTTGTCAAAGGGATTTGCAGTTTTACTTAGAGCAATGAAACTCCCAATGGTAAAGAAATTGACGGGAAATCTGGTCTATGACAAAAGTATGTCTGAGTATAAACGTGAATATAGGGTATGTAATCTTGAAGAGTCAATTCAAGAAATCTCAAATCAGGAAATGAAGAAAACATAA
- a CDS encoding YveK family protein — protein sequence MEPTRDLLTDQEDDLSFVELYEAIKKKMILILIVGLICGGCAFGFASVFIRPIYESSAILIVNNRRDESNQAITYDEITSAQNLAPVYSIIIKSNIVMGRLIENLSLDMTTNELASKVTVSAIDKTQVINVAVRDENPNNALLYIQEIVEVAPEIIVELVEAGSVGVASIPQLPINPVSPNVKMITIMAFVFGVMISIGVVLLGHILDRTYRLPEPLEKELGIPVIGIIPNFEQVSRGLR from the coding sequence GTGGAACCAACTAGAGATTTATTGACAGATCAAGAAGATGATTTGAGTTTTGTGGAATTATACGAAGCCATCAAAAAGAAGATGATACTGATTTTGATCGTTGGACTTATATGTGGGGGATGTGCATTTGGGTTTGCATCGGTGTTCATTCGCCCGATTTACGAAAGCAGTGCAATTTTGATTGTGAACAATCGAAGGGATGAATCAAATCAAGCAATTACTTACGATGAAATTACATCAGCACAAAATCTAGCACCTGTCTATAGCATAATAATCAAAAGTAATATCGTCATGGGAAGACTCATCGAGAACTTGTCATTGGATATGACAACCAATGAATTAGCGTCCAAAGTGACCGTATCAGCAATTGATAAAACACAGGTTATTAATGTTGCAGTAAGGGATGAGAATCCAAACAATGCATTACTTTACATACAAGAAATTGTTGAAGTTGCACCTGAAATAATAGTAGAACTCGTTGAAGCAGGTTCGGTTGGCGTAGCATCTATTCCACAGCTTCCGATTAATCCAGTATCACCAAACGTAAAAATGATTACAATTATGGCGTTTGTTTTTGGTGTGATGATATCAATTGGGGTTGTTCTATTAGGTCATATCTTAGACAGAACCTATCGGTTACCAGAACCTCTGGAGAAAGAACTGGGGATTCCAGTTATTGGAATAATTCCAAATTTTGAACAAGTAAGTCGAGGATTACGTTGA
- a CDS encoding glycosyltransferase: MIKVLHVVSDLGSGGVESLLYTYYKYLNRKQICFDFIVHEPSTGMLEKELKALGSKIYHVTPKKKSLIKNFTEIRNIINYGNYDVVHSHLNLASVVPLYLAKKAQVGIRINHSHSVNRQQSIQKTMIYEVLKKLNHNLASHYFAASCDAGTWLHGIDWKPTSQNLLVSSVIDLNQFIFRKTWRDELRRNLNLRNKIILLHVGRFSSEKNHPFLIDIIERLDDRFALLLVGDGATRPSIEALVKQKKLDKRVHFVGTTHNVGQYMSASDIFLLPSIHEGFGIVLVEAQASDLPIFASNTIPRESEITELIEFLPIDSVDHWVDGIMKTNIKHRISRKKDLESAGYTLEGKVKEFETWLKRNVHNNHE; the protein is encoded by the coding sequence ATGATTAAAGTACTTCATGTCGTATCAGATCTTGGAAGTGGTGGTGTTGAATCGCTTTTGTATACATACTATAAATACTTAAATCGAAAGCAGATTTGCTTCGATTTTATCGTTCATGAGCCATCAACTGGGATGTTAGAAAAAGAATTAAAAGCATTGGGTTCTAAGATTTATCATGTGACGCCAAAGAAGAAATCACTGATCAAGAACTTCACGGAAATACGGAATATTATTAACTATGGAAATTATGATGTCGTGCATAGTCATCTAAATCTTGCGAGTGTAGTACCACTTTATCTTGCAAAAAAAGCGCAGGTTGGTATAAGGATTAATCACTCTCATAGTGTTAATAGACAGCAGTCAATTCAAAAAACGATGATTTACGAGGTCCTTAAAAAACTAAATCATAATCTTGCGAGTCATTACTTTGCTGCATCTTGTGATGCAGGAACATGGTTGCATGGGATTGATTGGAAACCTACATCACAAAACCTTTTAGTGAGCAGTGTTATTGATTTAAATCAGTTTATCTTTAGAAAAACTTGGCGAGATGAACTTAGACGTAATCTGAATCTTCGTAATAAGATCATCCTACTTCATGTAGGAAGGTTCTCTAGTGAAAAAAACCACCCGTTCTTAATCGATATCATAGAAAGGTTGGATGATCGATTTGCATTATTGCTTGTGGGAGATGGTGCCACAAGACCTTCGATTGAAGCGTTGGTAAAGCAAAAGAAGCTTGACAAACGTGTTCACTTTGTGGGAACGACACACAATGTTGGTCAATATATGAGTGCTTCTGATATATTCTTACTTCCGTCGATTCATGAGGGATTTGGAATCGTGCTTGTTGAAGCACAAGCAAGTGATCTTCCCATATTCGCTTCGAATACAATTCCAAGAGAAAGTGAAATCACTGAACTCATAGAGTTTCTTCCAATTGATTCCGTAGATCATTGGGTGGATGGAATAATGAAGACGAACATTAAGCATAGAATATCAAGAAAAAAAGATTTGGAATCAGCCGGGTATACGCTTGAGGGCAAAGTAAAGGAGTTTGAAACATGGCTGAAACGCAATGTTCACAATAATCATGAATAA
- a CDS encoding glycosyltransferase family 4 protein, giving the protein MKKVMFVATVVKRHIAAFHLPYLEWFKNNGYEVHVCAQNDYENADDCIIPHCDVFHELPFERNPFRTGNFQAYKAIKRLVDTTHFDIIHCHTPVGGTVTRLASRSARKHGTKLIYTAHGFHFYKGARLLNWILFYSIERWLSRYTDLLITINQEDYLRALRFKAKKVSFTNGVGVNLDAINGITIDRNEKRKALNIPHDAFCILSVGELSTNKNHRIIIEAMSRIESKQFHYIVCGAGPLESTLLELSSEMGVSERIHLLGYRNDVIEIVKASDVFVLPSIREGLSVALMEAMAEGLPVVVSGCRGNVDLVNHGHNGFVVRNNNSHEYAQAIMRIQKSSEVQSKFMKNSKSKIQCYSLNNVMEEMSKLYSEVMGS; this is encoded by the coding sequence ATGAAGAAAGTAATGTTTGTAGCAACGGTTGTGAAGCGGCATATTGCGGCATTTCATCTTCCGTACCTCGAATGGTTTAAAAACAATGGGTATGAAGTTCATGTTTGTGCCCAAAACGATTATGAAAACGCTGATGATTGTATCATTCCACACTGTGATGTGTTTCATGAACTTCCGTTTGAACGCAATCCATTCAGGACAGGGAATTTTCAAGCGTATAAGGCGATAAAGAGACTTGTGGATACAACACATTTTGACATTATACATTGCCACACCCCTGTTGGTGGAACGGTAACTCGGCTCGCATCTCGCAGTGCTCGAAAACATGGAACAAAACTCATTTATACTGCACATGGTTTCCACTTTTATAAAGGGGCCCGGTTGCTGAATTGGATTCTCTTTTACTCAATCGAAAGATGGCTTTCCAGGTATACAGACCTCTTAATCACTATAAACCAAGAGGATTATTTACGTGCACTTCGTTTTAAAGCAAAGAAGGTCAGCTTTACAAATGGTGTAGGGGTTAATCTTGATGCTATAAATGGTATTACAATTGATCGAAATGAAAAACGGAAGGCATTAAACATTCCTCACGATGCGTTTTGCATCTTATCAGTCGGAGAATTAAGCACAAATAAGAATCATCGCATAATCATTGAAGCAATGTCGCGCATAGAATCGAAGCAATTTCACTATATAGTTTGTGGTGCTGGGCCCTTAGAATCAACACTTCTTGAGTTGTCGAGTGAAATGGGGGTTTCTGAGCGTATTCATCTCCTTGGGTATCGAAATGATGTCATTGAAATTGTGAAAGCATCCGATGTATTTGTACTTCCTTCAATCCGTGAGGGACTGTCTGTTGCATTGATGGAAGCAATGGCAGAAGGATTACCCGTTGTTGTGTCAGGATGCAGAGGGAATGTTGATCTTGTGAATCATGGACATAATGGATTTGTTGTTCGCAATAACAACAGTCATGAGTATGCTCAAGCAATCATGCGTATTCAAAAGTCATCGGAAGTACAGTCAAAGTTTATGAAAAACAGTAAATCAAAAATTCAATGTTATTCGCTCAATAATGTTATGGAAGAAATGTCAAAGCTCTACAGTGAGGTAATGGGTTCTTGA
- a CDS encoding polysaccharide biosynthesis protein yields the protein MKYKIITTIILGIDLLTVWFGYILSYWIHTDSSVTFSIALDDMLRVTPYLLLIYFVAFAMLRLYHTLLRDVSVNVGVNIVIATIIATASTILLREYTAIIRSLPMNTILISFFVITLIMELNHFHYRILSIYKRKIIVRSFQERIVIYGAGNAGRLALKELQTNDKYQYRIIGFIDDDPQLKGLTIKGVPVLGDGSMLGDIVKRHRVDHVIIAIQRTNPKQRKQVINKVLDTGVVNVSLMSSLSLDKPHAQASPIRKIEIHDLLNRDVVHLDTDHIKECLFEQSILVTGAGGSIGSELVRQIVKYNPKSIVLYDINESGLYHIEQELLFDQRQGNIQEGIEIVAIVGSINDKEKLRKIFARHGCNQVFHAAAYKHVPLMERTPREAINNNIFGTKMLIDVSIEFNVKTFVNISTDKAVNPTNVMGATKRFVEMMIHSETCMKSKTRFVAVRFGNVLGSNGSVIPLFQKQIEQGGPVTVTDPNIVRYFMTIPEAVNLVLEASTLAKGGEIFVLDMGKPVKIKDLAEKMIQLSGYELNKDIQIKFVGLRPGEKLYEELLMDEEGLRRTANDLIFIAQPQVWEDEVIEKYLQILKNATMYCEPREIKHALQSVVRTYVFEER from the coding sequence ATGAAGTACAAAATTATAACAACGATCATATTGGGGATTGATTTACTGACTGTATGGTTTGGATACATTCTTTCCTATTGGATACACACAGATAGCTCAGTTACATTTTCAATTGCACTTGATGACATGCTTCGTGTTACACCCTATCTATTACTCATCTATTTCGTAGCATTCGCTATGTTACGGTTATATCATACATTGTTAAGAGATGTCAGTGTTAATGTAGGCGTTAACATTGTAATTGCAACGATCATCGCTACTGCCTCGACAATTCTATTGCGTGAATATACAGCAATCATAAGAAGCTTACCGATGAACACGATACTCATAAGTTTCTTTGTCATCACGTTGATAATGGAACTGAATCATTTTCATTATCGAATACTCTCAATTTATAAGCGCAAAATCATTGTTCGCTCGTTTCAAGAGAGAATTGTAATTTATGGGGCAGGTAATGCAGGAAGATTAGCGCTAAAAGAGTTGCAGACCAATGACAAATATCAATATCGAATCATTGGATTTATCGACGACGACCCTCAACTCAAAGGTTTAACAATTAAAGGAGTACCAGTGTTAGGAGACGGATCCATGTTGGGGGACATTGTGAAAAGACATCGCGTTGATCATGTAATCATCGCGATCCAAAGGACCAATCCAAAACAAAGGAAACAAGTTATCAATAAAGTGCTGGATACTGGTGTCGTAAATGTGTCCCTGATGTCTTCACTTAGTCTTGATAAGCCACATGCGCAAGCTTCACCAATTCGTAAGATTGAAATACACGATTTACTTAATCGAGATGTAGTTCATCTTGATACCGATCATATAAAGGAATGCTTATTTGAACAATCGATTCTAGTGACTGGAGCGGGGGGCTCCATAGGTAGTGAACTCGTACGGCAAATCGTTAAGTATAACCCAAAAAGTATTGTCCTTTATGACATCAATGAAAGTGGATTATATCACATTGAACAAGAATTATTATTTGACCAAAGACAGGGAAATATTCAAGAAGGAATTGAAATCGTCGCAATCGTTGGATCAATCAACGATAAAGAGAAACTGAGAAAAATATTTGCAAGACATGGATGTAATCAAGTGTTCCATGCAGCAGCATACAAACATGTTCCACTCATGGAACGGACACCAAGGGAAGCGATTAATAATAATATTTTTGGAACAAAAATGCTCATTGACGTAAGCATAGAATTTAATGTAAAAACTTTTGTGAATATATCAACGGATAAAGCAGTTAACCCAACAAATGTAATGGGAGCCACCAAGCGTTTTGTGGAAATGATGATACATAGTGAAACGTGCATGAAGTCAAAGACGCGCTTTGTGGCAGTTCGATTTGGGAATGTCTTAGGTTCAAATGGATCTGTGATTCCGCTCTTTCAAAAGCAAATTGAACAAGGGGGTCCAGTTACGGTTACCGATCCAAACATCGTCCGATACTTCATGACAATTCCAGAAGCCGTTAACCTTGTTCTAGAAGCATCAACCCTTGCTAAAGGGGGAGAAATCTTTGTTCTAGATATGGGGAAACCTGTGAAAATTAAAGATTTAGCAGAAAAAATGATTCAGTTATCAGGATATGAACTAAACAAAGACATCCAAATTAAATTTGTTGGTTTAAGACCGGGGGAGAAATTATATGAAGAGCTTCTTATGGATGAAGAGGGGCTCAGACGAACTGCAAATGATTTGATTTTTATCGCACAACCACAAGTTTGGGAAGATGAAGTCATCGAAAAATATCTTCAAATATTAAAAAATGCAACGATGTACTGTGAGCCAAGGGAGATAAAACACGCATTACAATCCGTTGTAAGGACCTATGTATTTGAAGAAAGATAA
- a CDS encoding glycosyltransferase: protein MRCLFVHDHEFVLKESKIYSSGVLSNNVFDRYLRWCSTLKIMARCKIAEENGGLPLDESSRVKNVSFEPLPNFWRIQTIGSAIRRIKQSVKGSDSIIVQLPSIYGIIAAHYAIKYKKPLMVEVVGDAHDAFRFHGKIGKILAPYLSYFTRCVVKKADYVRYVTQKYLQERYPSIGKTAGYSDVNLDNMNQSVLTNRIKKINESNLSHLILGTIGPIDIKYKGQHYVIKALGQLKRQGYEFEYYLVGKGDNTYLKKIATQEGVIDKLHFLGVLNRKEIVRFLNKIDLYIQPSQTEGLPRALIEAMNQGCPVFGSNVGGIPELIEGENTFNVGDVNHISSILSSLKKASLTYMASENFIHSKHFYPEILKTKDEAFFKAFFLGENYD, encoded by the coding sequence ATGAGATGTTTATTTGTTCATGATCATGAGTTTGTATTGAAAGAATCGAAAATCTATTCTTCAGGGGTATTATCAAATAATGTATTTGATCGTTATCTTCGGTGGTGTTCGACCTTGAAAATAATGGCTCGCTGTAAAATAGCAGAAGAAAACGGTGGCTTGCCTTTGGATGAATCAAGTCGTGTGAAGAATGTTTCGTTTGAACCATTACCAAACTTTTGGAGAATACAAACAATTGGCAGTGCAATTCGACGCATCAAGCAATCTGTCAAAGGGAGTGATTCAATTATTGTTCAATTACCCAGTATCTACGGTATCATTGCTGCACACTATGCCATAAAATATAAAAAACCACTGATGGTAGAAGTTGTTGGTGATGCTCACGATGCATTTAGGTTTCATGGTAAAATCGGTAAGATACTTGCACCATACCTTTCATATTTTACACGTTGTGTTGTGAAAAAGGCTGATTATGTGCGATACGTAACACAAAAATATCTCCAAGAACGGTATCCTTCGATTGGGAAGACTGCAGGATATTCTGATGTGAATTTAGATAATATGAATCAATCGGTTCTGACAAATCGTATTAAGAAAATAAATGAAAGCAACCTTTCACATCTTATATTAGGGACCATTGGACCTATAGATATTAAATACAAGGGACAACACTATGTGATCAAAGCATTAGGACAACTAAAGCGACAAGGGTATGAGTTTGAATACTATCTTGTGGGGAAAGGGGATAATACCTATCTCAAAAAAATTGCCACACAAGAAGGTGTCATTGATAAATTACATTTTTTGGGTGTTTTGAATCGCAAAGAAATTGTGAGATTTTTGAATAAAATTGATCTTTATATTCAACCAAGTCAAACTGAAGGACTGCCGCGAGCGCTTATAGAAGCAATGAATCAGGGGTGCCCAGTATTTGGTTCGAACGTCGGAGGGATTCCGGAATTAATTGAGGGTGAAAACACATTTAATGTCGGAGATGTGAATCACATTTCAAGCATTTTAAGTTCACTTAAAAAGGCATCATTGACTTATATGGCATCAGAGAATTTTATACACAGCAAACACTTTTATCCAGAAATTCTCAAGACTAAAGACGAGGCATTCTTTAAAGCCTTCTTTTTAGGAGAGAATTATGATTAA